The following coding sequences lie in one Aquabacterium sp. A3 genomic window:
- the sorU gene encoding SorU family sulfite dehydrogenase c-type cytochrome subunit, with protein sequence MRVASVLVAGLALPVLPALAADDSAQLALGKKLFLQGVVPSCAVCHTLQAAGAEGAVGPVLDELKPDAARVAKALRNGLGQMPSYKDKLTEAEIAALALYVSKASGGAK encoded by the coding sequence ATGAGGGTCGCGTCGGTGCTCGTCGCCGGCCTGGCGCTGCCCGTTCTACCCGCGCTGGCGGCCGACGACAGCGCGCAACTCGCGCTAGGGAAGAAGCTGTTCCTGCAAGGCGTCGTCCCGTCGTGCGCCGTTTGCCACACCTTGCAGGCCGCGGGCGCCGAGGGCGCCGTCGGCCCGGTGCTGGACGAGTTGAAGCCCGACGCTGCGCGCGTGGCGAAGGCGCTGCGCAACGGGCTGGGCCAGATGCCCTCGTACAAGGACAAGCTCACCGAAGCAGAGATTGCGGCGCTGGCGCTCTACGTGTCGAAGGCCAGCGGGGGTGCCAAGTGA
- the sorT gene encoding SorT family sulfite dehydrogenase catalytic subunit has protein sequence MNKTLNSLPRRQMLAGSASALAAAGLATFTRGAAAAGETPVASATPKPLPAYVNWKDPASVIVHSSTTIETKRAAFGSGVITPAEQLYIRNNLPAPDASIVADRDAWEVAIEGVKAPRKLTLRELKTMGVETTAMVLQCSGNGRGYFPSKPSGTPWQVGAAGCVMWTGVPVRVVAEALGGVVPGAGYLTGTGGEKLPEGLDPLSIIVERSVPAAAMADALLAWEMNGVPISLAHGGPLRLIVPGYTGVNNIKYIKRLAFTAKETDAKIMSHGYRISPPGGKGDPSQPSVQEMTVKSWINSPAPDAAGVRAGLVQVQGVAFGGMNGIKRVEVSLDGGKTWSDARLTGPDLGRYAWRQFVLPARLPAGSHTLASRATDTAGNVQPEQRMENAGGYNNTSWADHAVKVTVA, from the coding sequence ATGAACAAGACCTTGAACTCGCTGCCGCGGCGCCAGATGCTGGCCGGCAGCGCCAGCGCCCTGGCCGCGGCCGGCCTGGCCACTTTCACGCGCGGTGCCGCCGCGGCTGGCGAAACCCCAGTGGCCAGCGCCACGCCCAAGCCGCTGCCCGCCTACGTGAACTGGAAAGACCCGGCCAGCGTCATCGTGCACAGCAGCACCACCATCGAGACCAAGCGCGCGGCCTTCGGCAGTGGCGTCATCACGCCGGCCGAGCAGCTCTACATCCGCAACAACCTGCCGGCGCCCGACGCCTCCATCGTGGCCGACCGCGACGCGTGGGAAGTGGCCATCGAAGGCGTGAAGGCCCCGCGCAAGCTGACGCTGCGCGAGCTGAAGACGATGGGCGTGGAGACCACCGCGATGGTGCTGCAGTGCTCGGGCAATGGTCGCGGCTACTTCCCCAGCAAGCCCAGTGGCACACCCTGGCAGGTGGGCGCGGCGGGTTGCGTGATGTGGACCGGCGTTCCGGTGCGCGTGGTGGCCGAAGCGCTGGGCGGCGTCGTGCCGGGCGCCGGTTACCTGACCGGCACCGGCGGCGAGAAGCTGCCCGAAGGCCTGGACCCGCTGAGCATCATCGTCGAGCGCTCGGTGCCGGCCGCCGCGATGGCTGACGCGCTGCTGGCCTGGGAGATGAACGGCGTGCCGATCTCGCTGGCCCACGGCGGCCCGCTGCGCCTGATCGTGCCCGGCTACACCGGCGTGAACAACATCAAGTACATCAAGCGCTTGGCCTTCACGGCCAAGGAGACGGACGCGAAGATCATGTCGCACGGGTACCGCATCTCGCCGCCGGGCGGCAAAGGCGACCCGAGCCAGCCGTCGGTGCAAGAGATGACGGTCAAGTCATGGATCAACTCGCCCGCGCCCGACGCAGCTGGCGTGAGGGCCGGCCTGGTGCAAGTGCAGGGCGTGGCCTTCGGCGGGATGAACGGCATCAAGCGCGTCGAGGTGTCGCTGGACGGCGGCAAGACCTGGAGCGACGCGCGGCTCACCGGGCCCGACCTCGGCCGCTATGCCTGGCGCCAGTTCGTGCTGCCGGCCAGGCTGCCGGCCGGCAGCCACACGCTGGCCAGCCGCGCCACCGACACGGCAGGCAACGTGCAACCCGAGCAGCGCATGGAAAACGCCGGCGGCTACAACAACACGAGCTGGGCCGACCACGCCGTGAAAGTGACGGTGGCCTGA
- a CDS encoding RNA polymerase sigma factor, whose translation MLFQSAESRYNQWVRDHYRFLLRSAWALTGSRDIAEDVVQDCFANAWKHREQLRDAALARAWLFQIMRRAAFRQAAPGMQSLDDDEQPEQAAPDAGLDDKLDVVKALARLAPIHREVLVLFYFDDMPTAQMAEALEIAPGTVLSRLARARDALKQVMGVPVRAPGGAQVTPLRKTPS comes from the coding sequence ATGCTGTTCCAGTCTGCCGAGTCCCGCTACAACCAATGGGTGCGGGACCATTACCGCTTCCTGCTGCGCAGCGCCTGGGCGCTGACGGGCTCGCGTGACATCGCCGAAGACGTGGTGCAGGACTGTTTTGCCAACGCCTGGAAGCACCGCGAGCAGTTGCGCGATGCGGCCTTGGCGCGGGCCTGGCTGTTCCAGATCATGCGGCGCGCCGCCTTCCGCCAGGCCGCGCCGGGCATGCAGTCGCTGGACGACGACGAGCAGCCCGAGCAGGCCGCCCCCGACGCCGGGCTGGACGACAAGCTGGACGTGGTCAAGGCGCTCGCGCGGCTGGCGCCCATCCACCGCGAGGTGCTGGTGCTGTTCTATTTCGACGACATGCCCACCGCGCAGATGGCCGAGGCGCTGGAGATTGCGCCCGGCACCGTGCTGTCGCGCCTGGCTCGCGCGCGCGACGCGCTGAAGCAGGTGATGGGCGTGCCAGTGCGGGCACCCGGCGGCGCCCAGGTCACGCCCTTGCGGAAGACCCCGTCATGA
- a CDS encoding DUF305 domain-containing protein, whose translation MKGMRGGHAQHGVSAFEREMDASMARMMQDMHGPGFVGQADIDFLAMMIPHHAGAVDMARLVLQHGRDPATRQLAEEIIAGQTIEIESMTRRLAALQQRSSAGSAAEFPSLGGTRGP comes from the coding sequence ATGAAGGGCATGAGGGGCGGACACGCCCAACATGGAGTCAGTGCCTTCGAGCGCGAGATGGACGCTTCGATGGCCCGCATGATGCAAGACATGCACGGCCCGGGCTTCGTGGGCCAGGCCGACATCGACTTCCTGGCGATGATGATTCCGCACCACGCCGGCGCCGTCGACATGGCGCGGCTGGTGCTGCAGCACGGCCGCGACCCGGCCACGCGGCAACTGGCGGAGGAGATCATCGCCGGCCAGACCATCGAGATCGAGAGCATGACGCGGCGGCTGGCGGCCTTGCAGCAGCGCTCTAGCGCGGGTTCGGCAGCCGAATTTCCATCGCTGGGTGGCACGCGCGGGCCGTGA
- a CDS encoding YncE family protein — translation MSTQRRDILKYSLAAAAASALPAAQAQAPSSAAAATGIDPRDRVFITNEDSNTLVVIDPRTNTVESTINLTSFDEDPRPPFRYVTAGVAPTHAAMIHKPLYHGCIDAHGAVPSPDGRLLATSGRGSSNIYLVDAEQRRVIGNTPNPAAGMTTNPERLSSGLLLGREPHEPTFTRNGKELWVTLRGEDRIAIVNVELALRQLKGTDNTGSTAIRQFLPTINGPAQVWFNREGTLAFVASQKVSQVDVFRVNPGADGHSQPQRVTTLDISAQDKPGFTPFMKTTPDGAEVWFSHKLADALSSRSTRGGFDLIDSVPLGMGARPNHVEFVSNARGSVVYASLARIDDGGPGGVASSPIAIIDRSAASGQRKVVGTFFSHGRESHGLWTNPENTLLYVAHEQDELPGTPNAGQTVCSAFDVSDPLKPVFIAQIPLGNLTLPSGALRNKKSINLVYVRVGAKGQTA, via the coding sequence ATAAGCACACAACGTCGCGACATCCTCAAATACTCGCTGGCCGCCGCAGCCGCCAGCGCGCTGCCCGCAGCGCAAGCCCAGGCGCCGTCCAGCGCCGCCGCCGCCACCGGCATCGACCCGCGCGACCGCGTCTTCATCACCAACGAAGACTCCAACACGCTGGTCGTGATCGACCCCAGGACCAACACCGTCGAGAGCACCATCAACCTGACCAGCTTCGACGAAGACCCGCGGCCGCCCTTCCGCTATGTCACCGCCGGCGTGGCGCCGACGCACGCGGCGATGATCCACAAGCCGCTGTACCACGGCTGCATCGACGCCCACGGCGCGGTGCCGTCGCCCGACGGCCGGCTGCTGGCCACCAGCGGGCGCGGCTCGAGCAACATCTACCTCGTCGACGCCGAGCAGCGCCGCGTCATCGGCAACACGCCCAACCCGGCCGCTGGCATGACGACCAACCCCGAACGCCTGAGCAGCGGGCTGCTGCTGGGCCGCGAACCGCACGAGCCCACCTTCACGCGCAACGGCAAGGAGCTTTGGGTGACGCTGCGCGGGGAAGACCGCATCGCCATCGTCAACGTCGAACTCGCCCTGCGTCAGTTGAAGGGCACCGACAACACAGGTTCGACGGCCATCCGCCAGTTCCTGCCGACGATCAACGGCCCGGCCCAGGTATGGTTCAACCGCGAAGGCACGCTGGCCTTCGTGGCCAGCCAGAAGGTGTCGCAGGTCGACGTGTTCCGTGTCAACCCGGGCGCCGATGGCCACAGCCAGCCGCAGCGCGTGACGACACTGGACATCAGTGCGCAGGACAAGCCCGGCTTCACGCCCTTCATGAAGACCACGCCCGACGGCGCCGAGGTGTGGTTCTCGCACAAGCTGGCCGATGCGCTGTCTTCTCGCTCGACGCGGGGCGGTTTCGACCTCATTGACAGCGTGCCGCTGGGCATGGGCGCGCGGCCCAACCACGTCGAGTTCGTCAGCAACGCGCGCGGCAGCGTGGTCTATGCCAGCCTGGCGCGCATCGACGACGGGGGCCCCGGCGGCGTCGCCTCCAGCCCCATCGCCATCATCGACCGCAGCGCAGCCAGCGGCCAGCGCAAGGTGGTCGGCACCTTCTTCAGCCACGGCCGCGAATCGCACGGGCTGTGGACCAACCCCGAGAACACGCTGCTCTACGTGGCGCACGAGCAGGACGAACTGCCCGGCACGCCCAACGCCGGCCAGACGGTGTGCAGCGCCTTCGACGTCAGCGACCCGCTGAAGCCGGTCTTCATCGCGCAGATTCCGCTGGGCAACCTGACCCTGCCTTCCGGAGCGCTGCGCAACAAGAAGAGCATCAACCTGGTCTACGTGCGCGTGGGTGCCAAGGGGCAGACTGCATGA
- a CDS encoding anti-sigma factor family protein, with translation MSTDRPPPPTPPVTEADLHAFVDGHLPAERQTAIAAFLAARPDDAQRVETYRAQKRELHALFDPVLDEQPPQRLLKSAGPRTVSPTPWYLQRLAAGLAIAVISGATGWGLRGAGAGARAGVGGDDAARMAAVKPAPGGLTLVSASGFAQRAAVAHAVYSPDVRRPVEVDAAHEDQLVAWLSKRMGAPMKPPHLQAQGYTLEGGRLLPGGQGPVAQFMYRNEQGSKLTLYVSNDVADVGSAAGSGGAAKPDAKPGAKNADTAFRFAQEGAVNVFYWVDGPFGYALSSDVDRSVLARVSTEVYQQLGTPR, from the coding sequence ATGAGCACCGATCGCCCCCCACCGCCCACCCCCCCGGTCACCGAGGCCGACCTGCATGCGTTCGTCGATGGCCACCTGCCCGCAGAGCGCCAGACCGCGATCGCTGCTTTCCTGGCCGCGCGTCCCGACGACGCGCAGCGCGTCGAGACCTACCGCGCGCAGAAGCGAGAACTGCACGCCTTGTTCGACCCGGTGCTGGACGAGCAGCCGCCGCAGCGCCTGCTCAAGTCGGCGGGCCCACGCACCGTGTCGCCGACGCCCTGGTACCTGCAGCGCCTGGCTGCCGGGCTCGCCATCGCCGTGATCAGCGGCGCCACGGGCTGGGGGCTGCGCGGCGCCGGGGCTGGCGCCCGCGCGGGTGTTGGCGGTGACGATGCGGCCCGCATGGCGGCCGTGAAACCGGCCCCGGGTGGGTTGACCTTGGTGTCTGCCAGCGGCTTCGCGCAGCGCGCCGCCGTGGCGCATGCGGTCTACAGCCCCGATGTGCGCCGGCCCGTGGAAGTGGACGCCGCGCACGAAGACCAGCTCGTGGCCTGGCTGTCCAAGCGCATGGGCGCGCCGATGAAACCGCCGCACCTGCAGGCGCAGGGCTACACGCTGGAAGGCGGGCGCCTGCTGCCAGGTGGCCAGGGGCCGGTGGCTCAGTTCATGTACCGCAACGAGCAGGGCAGCAAGCTGACGCTGTACGTGTCCAATGACGTCGCTGACGTGGGCAGCGCCGCGGGCTCGGGCGGGGCCGCGAAACCGGATGCGAAACCGGGTGCGAAGAACGCTGACACCGCCTTCCGCTTCGCGCAGGAAGGCGCCGTCAACGTGTTCTATTGGGTCGACGGACCCTTCGGCTACGCCTTGTCGTCAGACGTCGACCGCAGCGTGCTGGCGCGGGTGTCGACCGAGGTCTACCAACAGCTGGGCACCCCGCGCTAA
- a CDS encoding RNA polymerase sigma factor, whose translation MQDDSNLLSWVPRLRRYSRALVNNHEDADDLVQDTLERAWAKSGLWGGVADMRAWLFSIMHNLHADGVRRPRLHTVTMDDDTPEVPVAPTQGDRLAVLDLQAALDLLPVEQKEVLLLVALEDMAYADVAQALGIPIGTVMSRLSRGRERLRGLMEGRAEPVRLKVVK comes from the coding sequence ATGCAAGACGACTCCAACCTGCTGAGCTGGGTGCCGCGCCTGCGCCGCTATTCCCGGGCGCTGGTGAACAACCATGAAGATGCCGACGACCTGGTGCAGGACACGCTGGAGCGGGCCTGGGCCAAGTCGGGCCTGTGGGGCGGCGTGGCCGATATGCGCGCCTGGCTCTTCAGCATCATGCACAACCTGCACGCCGATGGCGTGCGCCGGCCCAGGCTGCACACCGTGACCATGGACGACGACACCCCCGAGGTGCCGGTGGCGCCGACGCAAGGTGACAGGCTGGCGGTGCTGGACCTGCAGGCCGCGCTGGACCTGCTGCCCGTCGAGCAGAAGGAAGTGCTGCTGCTGGTGGCGCTGGAAGACATGGCCTACGCCGACGTGGCGCAGGCCCTGGGCATTCCTATCGGCACGGTGATGTCGCGCTTGTCGCGCGGCCGCGAGCGTCTGCGCGGCCTGATGGAAGGCCGTGCCGAGCCCGTGCGGCTGAAGGTCGTCAAATGA
- a CDS encoding COG4315 family predicted lipoprotein, with protein sequence MLIATASFAAPPTSAMAADVPAKLANGVLVDAKGMTLYTFDKDMASSGKSACNGPCATLWPPAMAAASDQPAGSYTIVVRDDGSRQWAYKGKPVYTYQADQKPGDRAGDNFKDVWHIIKE encoded by the coding sequence ATGCTCATCGCCACGGCTTCCTTCGCGGCGCCGCCGACGAGCGCCATGGCGGCCGACGTGCCGGCCAAGCTCGCCAACGGCGTGCTCGTCGACGCCAAGGGCATGACGCTCTACACCTTCGATAAGGACATGGCCAGCAGTGGCAAGAGCGCCTGCAACGGCCCCTGCGCGACGCTGTGGCCGCCCGCGATGGCCGCCGCCAGCGACCAGCCCGCCGGTTCGTACACGATCGTCGTTCGCGACGACGGCTCGCGCCAGTGGGCCTACAAGGGCAAGCCGGTCTACACCTACCAGGCCGACCAGAAGCCCGGCGACCGCGCTGGCGACAACTTCAAAGACGTCTGGCACATAATCAAGGAATGA
- a CDS encoding nuclear transport factor 2 family protein, which translates to MFKTFTFAATALTLAAGSAFAAPSDDARTHFQAIASGDTQIVMRGYADQAQLNWVGGPLDGTYATTDAIRGTWEKFGKAVGPLKLTIGSIEESANPKGATVSANVVFEGKMPIKVRYVLTYREGKIVSETWQIDPKLAVAAAY; encoded by the coding sequence ATGTTCAAGACATTCACCTTCGCCGCTACCGCCCTGACCCTTGCCGCCGGCAGCGCCTTCGCCGCCCCTTCCGACGACGCCCGCACGCACTTCCAGGCCATCGCTTCGGGCGACACGCAGATCGTGATGCGCGGCTACGCCGACCAGGCCCAGCTGAACTGGGTCGGCGGCCCGCTGGACGGCACCTACGCCACCACCGACGCCATCCGCGGCACCTGGGAAAAGTTCGGCAAGGCCGTCGGCCCGCTGAAACTCACCATCGGCTCAATCGAAGAGTCGGCCAACCCCAAGGGCGCCACCGTCTCGGCCAACGTCGTCTTCGAAGGCAAGATGCCCATCAAGGTGCGTTACGTGCTGACCTACCGCGAAGGCAAGATCGTCAGCGAAACCTGGCAGATCGACCCCAAGCTGGCAGTGGCTGCGGCTTACTGA
- a CDS encoding MBL fold metallo-hydrolase: protein MKTLANPCRRRLAALCLAMCTLPAAFAAQAQTAAPPALELVVLGSGGPGATGRAGSAFVVLVDGVARVFVDAGPGSFVRLGEAKLALGRADIVLLTHLHVDHAGGLPGLFKARAVSNRGPVDFKIFGPAGRRALDADDADFPATSRFIDLLFGKQGAFGYLKDFSAPLRFQVNDIDAPATASALPEVRTVFDEGGLRISSVAGHHRDAPAVVYRIDHAGKSITFSGDIDASWLAGLRRIAQGTSLLVFNSVVLDPPGSPDVLYTLHTPPKAIGEVADAVRAGQLLLSHLSPALDAQRDAVKASIAAHYAGGVVFAQDGQRLAP from the coding sequence ATGAAAACGCTGGCCAACCCCTGCCGGCGCCGCTTGGCGGCACTTTGTCTGGCCATGTGCACGCTGCCCGCCGCGTTCGCAGCTCAGGCCCAGACGGCCGCCCCGCCGGCGCTGGAACTCGTGGTGCTGGGCTCGGGCGGCCCGGGTGCCACCGGCCGCGCGGGCTCGGCCTTCGTGGTGTTGGTGGATGGCGTGGCGCGTGTTTTCGTCGACGCCGGCCCGGGATCTTTCGTGCGCCTGGGTGAAGCCAAGCTGGCGCTGGGTCGGGCCGACATCGTGCTGCTGACGCACCTTCATGTGGACCATGCCGGTGGACTGCCAGGCCTCTTCAAGGCCCGTGCGGTGTCCAACCGCGGGCCGGTCGATTTCAAGATCTTCGGGCCGGCAGGGCGGCGTGCGCTCGATGCCGACGATGCCGACTTCCCGGCCACCAGCCGCTTCATCGACCTCTTGTTCGGCAAGCAGGGCGCCTTCGGCTACCTGAAGGACTTCTCGGCGCCGCTGCGCTTTCAAGTGAACGACATCGACGCACCCGCCACGGCGTCAGCCCTGCCCGAAGTGCGCACGGTGTTCGATGAGGGCGGCCTGCGCATCAGCTCCGTGGCCGGCCACCACCGCGACGCACCGGCGGTGGTCTACCGCATCGACCACGCCGGCAAGAGCATCACCTTCAGCGGCGACATCGACGCCAGCTGGCTGGCGGGTCTGCGGCGAATCGCCCAAGGCACCAGCCTGCTGGTCTTCAACAGCGTGGTGCTCGACCCACCCGGCTCGCCCGACGTGCTGTACACCTTGCACACGCCACCCAAGGCCATCGGCGAAGTGGCCGATGCGGTGCGCGCCGGCCAGCTGCTGCTGAGCCACCTGTCACCTGCGCTCGACGCGCAGCGTGATGCCGTCAAGGCGTCGATTGCCGCGCACTACGCCGGCGGGGTGGTGTTTGCGCAAGACGGTCAGCGGCTGGCGCCCTGA
- a CDS encoding beta-propeller fold lactonase family protein has product MNTFFRTTALAWCSTFVLVAASVPANAANGAEATPARVTFDGQIRNNSLALSPDEATAVVSYSERPDVIVYDLATGAVRGVLRGYVTPRNIVFAPDGKSFYVSDSSLGTVTRLDTTTLKPLATASTLAAGPGAFGTALSKDGSALYVNNQASSTVTRLDTASGQAKAVITGFAQPRQGVRLSPDGAKLYVTNFLGDKVTIVDTQTDKIEGEITGFNKIRAISVTADGKTLFAANSGSNDIAVVDIAARRVTGTVPVGRDPYGAALTPDGRFVYSGNLADNTVSVIDVATLKVVATIAGFKQPRQAIVFTRDGKTAYVLNEDLSISKVERAGQRIVATVAAAQAVAAY; this is encoded by the coding sequence ATGAATACCTTCTTCCGCACCACCGCGCTGGCCTGGTGCAGCACCTTCGTCCTCGTCGCCGCCAGCGTGCCCGCCAACGCCGCCAACGGCGCCGAAGCCACCCCGGCCCGCGTCACCTTCGACGGCCAGATCCGCAACAACTCGCTGGCGCTGAGCCCCGACGAGGCCACCGCCGTGGTGTCTTACAGCGAGCGCCCGGACGTCATCGTCTACGACCTGGCCACCGGTGCCGTGCGCGGTGTGCTGCGCGGCTACGTCACGCCGCGCAACATCGTGTTCGCGCCCGACGGCAAGAGCTTCTATGTCTCCGACAGCAGCCTGGGCACGGTGACGCGCCTGGACACCACCACGCTCAAGCCGCTGGCCACCGCGTCGACGCTGGCGGCCGGCCCCGGCGCCTTCGGCACCGCGCTCAGCAAGGACGGCAGCGCGCTGTATGTCAACAACCAGGCCAGCAGCACGGTGACGCGACTGGACACCGCCAGCGGGCAGGCCAAGGCGGTGATCACCGGCTTTGCGCAGCCGCGCCAGGGCGTGCGCCTGAGCCCGGACGGCGCGAAGCTCTACGTCACCAACTTCCTGGGCGACAAGGTGACCATCGTCGACACGCAGACCGACAAGATCGAGGGCGAGATCACCGGCTTCAACAAGATCCGCGCCATCTCCGTCACCGCCGACGGCAAGACCCTGTTTGCGGCCAACAGCGGCAGCAACGACATCGCGGTGGTGGACATCGCCGCGCGCCGCGTCACCGGCACCGTGCCGGTGGGCCGCGACCCCTACGGCGCCGCGCTCACGCCCGACGGCCGCTTCGTCTACTCGGGCAACTTGGCCGACAACACGGTGTCGGTGATCGACGTGGCCACGTTGAAGGTGGTCGCCACCATCGCCGGCTTCAAGCAGCCGCGCCAGGCCATCGTGTTCACGCGCGACGGCAAGACGGCCTACGTGCTGAACGAGGACCTGAGCATCTCCAAGGTCGAGCGTGCCGGGCAGCGAATCGTCGCCACGGTGGCCGCTGCGCAGGCGGTGGCGGCGTACTGA